In Anaerobacillus isosaccharinicus, one genomic interval encodes:
- the murB gene encoding UDP-N-acetylmuramate dehydrogenase: MDRLVKRLQEANVGQLKENEPLANHTTWKIGGPARLLVIPKDIECLITTLVITNESNVPAFIIGRGSNLLISDEGIEGVVVKITDCLDHLEVNGKEVLVGAGYSLIKLATILSKQGLSGLEFAGGIPGSVGGAVFMNAGAHKSDISKILKKARVLYPDGTEKWYNNEEMEFSYRTSRLQKDQGICLEAVFGLEKGNREEIVAEIQKNKQYRKTTQPWDYPCCGSVFRNPPGHHAGKLIEDAGLKGYTIGGAQVSTMHANFIVNVGGAKASDVLNLIDYIKAEVYRKYNVEMETEVEMVGNKQ, encoded by the coding sequence ATGGATCGACTTGTCAAAAGACTACAAGAAGCAAATGTAGGCCAATTGAAGGAAAATGAACCTTTGGCTAATCACACAACATGGAAAATTGGCGGTCCGGCACGGCTATTAGTCATTCCAAAAGATATTGAATGTTTAATTACTACCCTTGTCATTACAAATGAAAGTAATGTTCCTGCATTTATCATCGGGCGTGGATCTAACCTTTTGATTTCAGATGAAGGGATAGAAGGGGTAGTAGTTAAAATTACTGATTGCTTAGATCATCTCGAAGTAAATGGTAAAGAAGTTCTTGTCGGTGCAGGTTATTCCTTAATTAAACTAGCAACAATTTTAAGTAAGCAAGGATTATCTGGTTTAGAGTTTGCAGGAGGAATACCAGGTTCAGTAGGTGGGGCAGTCTTCATGAATGCAGGTGCGCATAAATCGGATATTTCAAAGATCCTGAAAAAGGCTAGAGTTCTTTATCCCGATGGTACGGAGAAATGGTATAATAACGAAGAGATGGAGTTTTCTTATAGAACTTCAAGGTTGCAAAAAGATCAGGGGATATGCCTAGAGGCAGTCTTTGGTCTAGAAAAAGGAAACAGAGAAGAGATTGTTGCTGAAATTCAAAAAAATAAACAATATCGTAAGACAACTCAACCTTGGGACTATCCATGTTGTGGAAGTGTTTTTCGTAACCCACCTGGACACCATGCAGGAAAGTTAATCGAAGATGCCGGATTAAAGGGCTACACAATTGGTGGTGCTCAAGTGTCTACCATGCATGCCAATTTTATTGTGAATGTTGGTGGTGCAAAAGCTAGTGATGTACTGAATTTGATTGACTATATTAAAGCTGAAGTATATCGAAAGTATAACGTTGAAATGGAAACAGAAGTTGAGATGGTTGGAAACAAACAATAA